Within Paenibacillus sabinae T27, the genomic segment ATTATAAAATGCTTATTTCTATTTTATTAATATTAATTCGTAAGCTAGAATGACATTGAAATTGAGATAAAAGGAGTGTCTCCATGCAAAAAGAGTTCGTCAGATCCCAATTTTCGTTCATTATGGAGAGCGTTGAATTAGACATTGCAGCCATTAATCGTGATGGAGAACTTTCCCCAATTGTATTCCTTCATGGCTTTGGCTCGATGAAAGATGATTACGCCGACATCGTTCGCTATTCAGCTTTTGCCGGTCATCCCTTTCTTGCATACGATGCGCCGGGTTGTGGCGAATCTCACTGCTCGGACTTGTCGCAGATCTCTATTCCCTTTCTGGTGGAAACAGCATTAGCAGTACTTGAGATTGTTTTCTCAGCAGACAAATCATCGACTATCCAGAGGCTGATGCCGAGCGGTTCCTGGATGACTTCATTGAGCGAACCCGTCATACGCCAGCCTATTCTAGCGCCCTATATGCATCCAACCTGCGCCATAAAGTTCGGGCCGACGCGGTACGAGGGATCTTCCAGTCCATGGTCGGAGTTATCCGACTACGGCGATCTGATTAACAAGTTTCTAGGCCTTCCCTGCCCTAAAATGTTCATGTACGGTGAAGAATTTCCCATCAAGAAAAAAGGGATGGTGCTGGCCACGTATGTTAGTGCCACATTGGCGGGAGGACTTCTGGGTCGGGTATTATGCGGATTTATTACGGAGCACTTCAATTGGGAATAGTTTTTTCTTATAACAACGGTCATGACAACTCTCGTCAGTCTCTTGA encodes:
- a CDS encoding alpha/beta fold hydrolase, with the protein product MQKEFVRSQFSFIMESVELDIAAINRDGELSPIVFLHGFGSMKDDYADIVRYSAFAGHPFLAYDAPGCGESHCSDLSQISIPFLVETALAVLEIVFSADKSSTIQRLMPSGSWMTSLSEPVIRQPILAPYMHPTCAIKFGPTRYEGSSSPWSELSDYGDLINKFLGLPCPKMFMYGEEFPIKKKGMVLATYVSATLAGGLLGRVLCGFITEHFNWE